A genomic window from Bicyclus anynana chromosome 11, ilBicAnyn1.1, whole genome shotgun sequence includes:
- the LOC112052063 gene encoding uncharacterized protein LOC112052063 isoform X2, with amino-acid sequence MASDILTSLELDKEFQSGKIIVVKEINGCDSAFITSCVLGHCIKNKNAVFVISIHNSFLHYHNVGLKMNYNLQKSIDMGLVNFYELGKELVDCILDFNNPTQDLLCKITEKINGMSEKHGSVNIIFDGISHLLDLQFDLREVNQICKEIIDCVRSFNNSFALFHCIALEDNVTNVLANLLAHKADIVAEVESLSSGLSADVSGHLTFKYLYKKYQKEHLQTLDVKTFQYLYKLFDRGVKLLAPGTV; translated from the coding sequence ATGGCGTCAGATATTTTAACAAGTCTTGAATTGGACAAAGAATTTCAATCTGGCAAAATAATAGTAGTCAAAGAGATAAATGGGTGTGATAGTGCTTTTATAACAAGCTGTGTTCTAGGACATtgcatcaaaaataaaaatgcagtTTTTGTTATATCAATCCACAATTCATTCTTGCACTACCACAATGTAGGTCTCAAGATGAACTATAACTTACAGAAATCAATAGATATGggtttagttaatttttatgaaCTAGGCAAAGAACTGGTTGACTGtatattagattttaataatcCTACTCAGGATTTGTTGTGTAAAATTACAGAAAAGATTAATGGTATGTCCGAAAAGCATGGGTcggtaaatataatttttgatggGATCTCCCATCTGTTAGATCTACAATTTGATTTGAGAGAAGTGAACCAAATATGTAAAGAAATAATTGATTGTGTAAGGTCTTTTAATAACTCATTTGCACTCTTCCACTGCATTGCATTGGAGGATAATGTAACTAATGTTCTTGCAAATCTTCTTGCACACAAAGCAGACATTGTAGCCGAGGTAGAGAGCCTTTCATCAGGTCTAAGCGCTGATGTTTCAGGCCACCTAACTTTTAAATACCTATACAAGAAGTATCAGAAAGAACATTTGCAGACATTAGATGTTAAAACATTCCAATATCTTTATAAATTGTTTGACAGAGGAGTAAAATTGCTTGCACCTGGTACTGTTTAA
- the LOC112052062 gene encoding mitochondrial dicarboxylate carrier codes for MEKGKEVKVSLWYFGGLASAGAACVTHPLDLLKVQMQTQKGKNISMFQLTRIVLKNQGIMGLYNGISASLLRQLTYSTARFGIYEVSKQQFAPKDGSGLPFYMSAFLAGLGGFAGGFVGNPADLVNVRMQNDVKLPPEQRRNYKNAIHGLYRVATQEGILRLWAGASMTCSRATLMTIGQLSFYDLIKGTLLTTPYFGDNVVTHITSSCLAGGIATTLTQPVDVLKTRAMNAKPGEVKSIFKLIKNTAKEGPLAFFKGYIPAFVRLAPHTVLTFVFLEQLRMNFGIVKKPKIIPVD; via the exons atggAAAAGGGAAAGGAAGTAAAAGTATCGTTATGGTATTTTGGGGGTTTGGCATCGGCTGGAGCTGCCTGCGTCACTCACCCTTTGGACTTGCTGAAGGTTCAAATGCAAACACAGAAAGGGAAGAATATATCTATGTTCCAGCTAACTCGGATAGTTCTCAAAAATCAAG gaaTCATGGGGCTGTATAATGGCATTTCCGCGTCTCTGTTGCGTCAGCTCACTTATTCTACAGCAAGATTTGGAATTTATGAAGTTTCAAAACAACAATTTGCACCAAAAGAT GGAAGTGGTTTACCATTCTACATGTCAGCCTTCCTTGCTGGGTTAGGCGGTTTTGCTGGTGGATTTGTTGGAAACCCAGCTGACTTGGTCAATGTGCGAATGCAAAATGATGTGAAGCTACCACCAGAGCAAAGAAGGAA ttacaagaATGCTATCCACGGGTTGTATCGAGTGGCAACACAAGAAGGCATATTGCGACTGTGGGCTGGAGCTTCAATGACCTGCAGCCGTGCAACCTTGATGACCATTGGCCAACTGTCATTCTATGATCTAATAAAAGGCACATTGCTGACAACGCCATACTTTGGAGATAATGTCGTGACACATATAACCTCCAGTTGTTTGGCT GGTGGCATCGCAACTACGTTGACACAACCAGTAGATGTATTAAAAACTCGCGCTATGAATGCCAAACCAGGTGAGGTGAAAAGTATATTCAAACTCATCAAAAACACTGCTAAGGAAGGACCTCTTGCGTTCTTCAAGGGATACATTCCGGCCTTTGTGAGGCTCGCTCCTCACACTGTTCTCACTTTTGTGTTCTTAGAACAGTTGAGAATGAACTTTGGTATTGTAAAAAAGCCAAAAATCATACCTGTTGATTAG
- the LOC112052063 gene encoding uncharacterized protein LOC112052063 isoform X1, with protein sequence MIYLHYKMASDILTSLELDKEFQSGKIIVVKEINGCDSAFITSCVLGHCIKNKNAVFVISIHNSFLHYHNVGLKMNYNLQKSIDMGLVNFYELGKELVDCILDFNNPTQDLLCKITEKINGMSEKHGSVNIIFDGISHLLDLQFDLREVNQICKEIIDCVRSFNNSFALFHCIALEDNVTNVLANLLAHKADIVAEVESLSSGLSADVSGHLTFKYLYKKYQKEHLQTLDVKTFQYLYKLFDRGVKLLAPGTV encoded by the exons atgatttacttacattataa AATGGCGTCAGATATTTTAACAAGTCTTGAATTGGACAAAGAATTTCAATCTGGCAAAATAATAGTAGTCAAAGAGATAAATGGGTGTGATAGTGCTTTTATAACAAGCTGTGTTCTAGGACATtgcatcaaaaataaaaatgcagtTTTTGTTATATCAATCCACAATTCATTCTTGCACTACCACAATGTAGGTCTCAAGATGAACTATAACTTACAGAAATCAATAGATATGggtttagttaatttttatgaaCTAGGCAAAGAACTGGTTGACTGtatattagattttaataatcCTACTCAGGATTTGTTGTGTAAAATTACAGAAAAGATTAATGGTATGTCCGAAAAGCATGGGTcggtaaatataatttttgatggGATCTCCCATCTGTTAGATCTACAATTTGATTTGAGAGAAGTGAACCAAATATGTAAAGAAATAATTGATTGTGTAAGGTCTTTTAATAACTCATTTGCACTCTTCCACTGCATTGCATTGGAGGATAATGTAACTAATGTTCTTGCAAATCTTCTTGCACACAAAGCAGACATTGTAGCCGAGGTAGAGAGCCTTTCATCAGGTCTAAGCGCTGATGTTTCAGGCCACCTAACTTTTAAATACCTATACAAGAAGTATCAGAAAGAACATTTGCAGACATTAGATGTTAAAACATTCCAATATCTTTATAAATTGTTTGACAGAGGAGTAAAATTGCTTGCACCTGGTACTGTTTAA